The following proteins are co-located in the Paludibaculum fermentans genome:
- a CDS encoding S8 family peptidase gives MKSTLRSLFALVLTIASLPAIDLQKISPDLRDRKDDATVEVIVQLANKVSTTDASKVQVLGGLVQKLHTSLNGMTISVPASLVAKLSDDPNVVFVTPNRKVGRMLDTTVATVGGDLARTWGYTGEGVGVAVIDSGVTSVNDLTGKLVSRVVYSESFVGGTTTDGYGHGTHVAGIIAGDGDDSLYNGVRKLTGVAPGVRIISLKVLDDTGVGTDSAVLAALDRVLTLKTKYNIRVVNLSLGRRIYESYATDPLCKAVEELWKAGIVVVVAAGNNGRDNSMGTKGYGTINSPANDPFVITVGAMKANGTTSRGDDAIASYSSKGPTMVDHIVKPDLVAPGNKIVSLLSSPLAQLPANNPSTRIPVSYYRNDGTKGLSSSYYMISGTSMATPVVTGAVALMLQKEPALTPDQVKARLMKTAYKSFPSSSVAVEPTTGEKYLSYYDIFTVGAGYLDIAAALSNTEVALGSAASPAATFNSANGTVSLVLPSGVVWGSGVVWGTGVVWGTGVVWGTGVVWGTGVVWGTGNPQGTGVVWGTGVVWGTSQIVGESTVVGEN, from the coding sequence ATGAAATCAACCCTAAGATCCCTGTTCGCCCTAGTCCTGACGATCGCTTCCCTGCCCGCGATCGACCTGCAGAAGATCTCACCGGACCTCAGGGATCGCAAGGACGACGCCACGGTGGAAGTGATCGTCCAGTTGGCGAACAAGGTGTCGACGACGGACGCGAGCAAGGTACAGGTTCTCGGCGGTCTCGTCCAGAAGCTACACACCTCATTGAATGGGATGACGATCTCGGTTCCGGCCAGCCTGGTCGCGAAACTCTCTGACGACCCCAACGTCGTATTCGTGACGCCCAACCGCAAGGTGGGCCGGATGCTCGACACGACCGTGGCCACCGTGGGCGGCGACCTGGCCCGGACCTGGGGCTACACCGGAGAGGGGGTGGGCGTCGCCGTGATCGACAGTGGCGTGACGAGTGTGAACGACCTCACCGGCAAGCTGGTCTCCCGTGTCGTCTATAGCGAGAGTTTTGTCGGCGGAACCACGACTGACGGGTATGGGCATGGCACCCACGTCGCCGGAATCATCGCAGGCGACGGCGACGACTCCCTGTACAACGGGGTACGCAAACTCACCGGTGTGGCTCCCGGCGTAAGGATCATCAGCCTCAAAGTCCTGGACGACACCGGGGTCGGCACCGATAGTGCGGTGCTGGCCGCCCTGGACCGCGTGCTCACGCTGAAAACCAAGTACAACATCCGTGTAGTCAACCTGTCGCTGGGCCGGCGGATCTACGAGTCATATGCGACGGACCCCCTCTGCAAGGCCGTGGAGGAGCTTTGGAAAGCGGGCATCGTAGTGGTAGTGGCGGCCGGCAATAACGGCCGGGATAACTCGATGGGCACCAAGGGCTACGGCACGATCAACTCGCCGGCAAACGACCCCTTCGTGATCACAGTGGGCGCGATGAAGGCCAACGGAACAACGTCTCGCGGAGACGATGCCATCGCCAGCTATAGCTCGAAGGGTCCGACGATGGTCGATCACATCGTGAAGCCCGACCTCGTGGCGCCGGGCAACAAGATTGTTTCCCTGCTCTCCTCACCGCTGGCTCAACTGCCGGCAAACAATCCCAGCACGCGCATTCCGGTTTCCTACTACCGCAATGACGGCACCAAGGGCCTCTCCAGCAGCTATTACATGATCAGCGGCACCAGCATGGCCACGCCAGTCGTCACCGGTGCGGTGGCGTTGATGCTGCAGAAGGAACCGGCACTCACTCCGGACCAGGTGAAGGCCCGGCTGATGAAAACAGCCTACAAATCGTTCCCCAGCTCCAGCGTCGCCGTTGAGCCCACGACGGGCGAGAAGTATCTCAGCTACTACGACATCTTTACCGTAGGGGCCGGCTACCTCGATATAGCAGCTGCGCTTTCGAACACTGAAGTCGCGCTGGGATCCGCTGCCTCGCCGGCTGCGACATTCAATAGCGCCAACGGAACCGTCTCGCTCGTCCTGCCCTCGGGTGTTGTCTGGGGCAGCGGGGTGGTGTGGGGTACGGGCGTCGTGTGGGGCACGGGTGTGGTTTGGGGCACCGGGGTCGTGTGGGGTACTGGGGTGGTCTGGGGCACCGGCAATCCTCAAGGGACAGGAGTGGTCTGGGGTACAGGTGTCGTCTGGGGCACAAGCCAGATTGTTGGCGAGAGCACCGTGGTGGGCGAGAACTAG